The genomic stretch TCTACACGCTCACCCAGGACATCCGCGAGGCCGCGGAGCATTGCCGCAAATTCTACGAGAACTTCCACTCGCTCCGCTACAGCCGCGACCTGATCATTCTGCGGCTCAAGCACAAGGTGACGGATCAGCAGCTCGGCGACATCAAGGAGCGTTTCGCCGACATCGCCGACCCTGAGATTGCCGAACGGATTGGCGAGCGGGCATGGCGCAGCTGCGGACCTCTGAAGGTCGAGCGGAACGAGAAGAAGCTCCGGCATCTGCATCGCCTTGTCTTCCCCTTCAACCGCAAAGATCACGGCCGACTCCGACAGATGATCGATCACCTGAACGATCTGCCGCTGGCGTAGGGGCAAGGTCGTTACGCTGATCGCGTGACAGAGCGGCAAAGACTCCTCGCGGGCGCTGCCGCGCTGCTTGTGGTGCCGGCGACCATCGCGTTTGCGCTCGCCACACGCCACGGTCTCGCACTCGATGGCGATGCAGCGACGTACCTCGACCTCGCCCGATCCATCCGCCTGGGCGACGGCCCGACGCTGACCGGCTTCGGCGCATTCGAGCCGACGCCGTCGACGCACTTCCCGCCGCTGTTTCCGGCGTGGCTGGCGGCTGTCGGGACGGCACGGTGGGGCAACTGGTTGCTCCTGATCACGTCCTGCGTGCTGATGGTGGCTGCCGTCATGCGGACAACAGTGCTGTGGGACATGCGATCATTCACATCCGCCATTGTGGCCCTGATGGCTGCGATCGGAGTGACGTGCGTCGCACTGCACCCGGACGCGCAGGCGACCTTCGCGGCCGTGGGGAGCGAGGCGTTGTTCGTACCGTTGATGCTCGGTGCCGTCCTGGCGACGCTCGCCCGACGGCCGTGGTGGGTCGCTGGTTTGGTTGCGCTGGCTTTACTGACGCGGCACGTCGGGATCGCGCTGCTCGTTCTGCCGATTTTCGCAGCGGAACGACGCTGGTGGAGCGTCGGCCTGCTTGCGAGCGCAGCGGCAGCGTTGCCGTACCTGACGTGGCGCTGGTGGGTCGCCTGGCAGGGCGTTCCGCCCGATCGCATCGGCCGCTGGCACGGCCTGACTCGGTGGGACCTGGGCGACTCACTCCAGACGTTTGCCCGCTGGATCTTGCCGACGCCTCACGACGTGCCGATCAACGGCTTCTGGCTCGCGATGGGCTTCCTTGTCTTCGCCACGTTCGGCTACCTCTGCTGGAGTCGCCGGGAGCTGATTGCTCTAATCGCCGCGTACCTCGCAGTTGTGCTCGTCGCGAAGGCGACCGTCGACCAACACATTCCGCTCGGTGGTCGGATCTGGTTCCCGCTGCTGTTCCTTCTGCCGATCGCCGTTTCAGCCAGAACGTTTCACCGCATCGAGCAGCGACGTCGAAAGCGGCAGCGACTGCTCGATGACGGACAGTACGACGATGTCTACGAGTCGCTCACCGCAGACCATGCTCGCGGCGATGTTGAGCCGTCGAAGCTGGCCAAGCCGTTCCTCAGCATCGTGCTGATGTCGATGATGGCCGCGCTCCTCGGTGGCATCGTCTTCACGCTGGACCGCTTCCGGCACGGTGCTGGCTACGCGTCTCCCGACTGGACCACCTCCCCGACGCTGGCATGGGTCGAGCAGCAGCCAACGTCGACGACGATCCGCTCCGACGCCGCTGATTCGATTCATGTCTTGCTTCGCCGGCCCGCGATGTTTTTGCCCAAGAGCCGGTTCGAGACCGCCGGTCGGCCGAACACGCGGCGGTTTGATCAGCTGCGCGACCTCCGCGGCAGCGGGGCGACGTTCGTCTTTTTCACTTCGGTCGATCGCGACTACTTCGTCACCGCCGAAGACGTCCGACGCCTCTTGGATGTTGAAGAGGTGGCCCGCTTCGATGACGGCTTCGTCTTGCGCGAAGTCGCCTTCTCCCGCTGAGCGATCACCTTCGGCCCGCTCGGACAGTGGTCGAACAGCACGCAGATGTCGCACTTGGGCGAACGGCTGTCGCAGATGCGGCGGCCGTGGTGGATGAGCAGGTGGCTGAACATCGCCCACTCCTCCCGCGGCACGATCTTCATCAGATCGGCCTCGACCTTCACGGCGTCGTCGTGCTTTGACAACGCCAGCCGACGCGAGAGCCGGCCAACGTGCGTGTCGACGGCGATGCCGTAGAAGACGCCGATCGCGTCGCCCAGCACGACGTTGGCCGTCTTCCGACCGACGCCGGCCAGTTTCGTCAGCGCCTCCATCGTGTCAGGCACCTCGCCGTCATAGTGCTCGACCAGGTCCGCCGCCATCGAGCGGATCGACTTGGCCTTCTGGCGGAAGAACCCGCACCTCTTGACCATCGATTCCAGCTCGGCCGGGTCGCTCTCGGCAAACGCTCGGGCATCGCGATACCGATCGAACAGTGCCGGCGTCGTCAGGTTGACGCGCGCGTCGGTGCACTGGGCCGACAGGATCGTCGCTACCAGCAGCTGCAGCGGCGTGTCGAAATCAAGACTGCAGCGGGCGTCCGGGTGCTCGGCCTTGAGCACCGGCAGCATCGCAGCGACCCGCTCGCGTCGCTTCTTAAAGCTCTCGACCGACGGCACGACAAAACGTAGCCGTCACCGTTGCGGCAGCTTCACCGGATCAGCGGTCGAGCCGGGAATCGTGCCGAACAGACCGGTGAACAGCAGCGTCGCGCCGCGTTCGCCGTAGTCGTCTTCGTCGTAGCCCATCTTGGCAGGCGGAAACTTGATGGGACGGCTGGGGCGATCGTTCGTCGCGGGCGTCGTCCATGGCTTCTCGCGCGAGGTCGTCGGCATGCTCCGACATCGCATTCAGCCTGTTCCGCAGCAACTCACTCCGTCATCCCGAGCGCAGCCGAGGGACCTCGCCTCGTTCTACATCGGGGAACAGACGAGGTCCTTCGACTCGCTGCGCTCGCTCAGATGACGGATTGCACGAGCTACACGTACGGCGTTTTCCGCGGCTCGGCCGGCTGATCGTCGGGAAGCTCCAGGGCTCCGACCAGGTCCGATAGCTTGGCCACCTCTTGCCGCTCGCACCACTCGGCCAGGCCCTTGGCGATCTGCTCGGGCGTCGACGGGTCGACGAATAAGGCCGTCCCGATTGCGACGGCCGAGGCGCCGGCGAGGACAAACTCGGCCGCGTCCATCCAGGTCTGCACGCCGCCCATGCCGACGATCGGGACGCCGTTGTGGCGGGTGACGTTGCGGTAGACCCGGCTGACGAGGTGGAGCGCGATCGGCTTGATCGCCGGCCCGCTGAGTCCGCCGGTGACGTTGGCCAGACGCGGCTTTCGTTTGTTCACGTCGACCGTCATCGCCGTGAACGTGTTGACCAGCGTCAACACGTCGGCCCCACCTTCACACGCCGCCTCGGCCGTCACGCAGATGTCTGGCACGTTCGGCGAGAGCTTCACCATCAGCGGCTTGTCCGGCAGGGCGTCTTTGCAGGCGCGGGTCAGCTCGCGAAGCAGGTCGGCATCGGTGCCGAAGGTCAGGCCGTCCTTGACGTTCGGGCACGAGACGTTGAGCTCGACGCCCTTCACCGCTGGCAGGGCGTTCATTGCGCCCACGACCTCGACGTAATCGTCTGTGGCATGTCCGGCGACGTTGACGACGACCGGGCACGGCATCGACTCGATCTGCGGCAGCTTCTCGGTCTTGAATCGGTCGAGCCCGACGTTGGCCAGGCCGATGGCGTTCATCATGCCGCCGCGGGTTTCGACGATGCGTGCAGGAGCGTTGCCGGGGCGTTCCTCGCGCGTGACGGACTTGGTGACGAAGCAGCCCAGCTTCGAGAGGTCGGTGAAGTCGGCGTATTCGGGCCCGTAGCCGCAGGTGCCGCTGCAGGTCATCGTCGGGTTGTCGAGGCGGAGCCCCGCGAGATCGACGGAAAGGTCGGACGTCACGCGATCAATCTAGCGCGGCATCAAAAGCACGAGCCGCGACGATGGTCGCGGCTCGCAGCAGTTCGGGCATCCGCGACTGGCGTCGCGGCGTGGGCTTACTTTTTCTTCTTGGCCTTCTTGTCGTCTTCGGCCTCAGGCTTCTTGACGGTCTTCTTGCCGACGACCAGCTTGCGGTTGGCCGTCTTGGGCAGGCCCAGGACGTACGGATCATCCTTGTCGACCTTGCCGTTGGCGATCAGCTTGGCGAGGCGCTCGGCCTTGGTGAGGACGTTGCGGTGCCGAGAGAGGCCTCCGGCGGCTTTCAGGCTGGTGTGCAGGCTCATGGTTTCGGCTCTTTCCTTCGGGCCGGCACACTAGCGACGTTTCGGGCCGGCTTCCACCGGCAGTTTCCCGCGCCAGACGAGCGACTGGCGATTCAGCGGCTCCAGAGCCTCTTTCCCGCCGGTCTCGATTCGGCGGGCGACGGAAACGGCCCTCGCCAGCACCTCGTCCGACGCCACGCGGTACGCCGGACCTTTCTTGCGATCGATGTGGTCGTACCAGCATCCGCCGACGGCGTGGTCGAGGCACACCCGCATGAAGCAGTGGTCGAACCGGATCGGCCAGTCACCCGCTTCGGCGGCGAGCTTCGGCAGACGGTCGCGCGTCAGGTCGAGCCAGGCCGCTTCCAGGGCAGGGCGATCCACCGCCGACCGTAGCGTGCCGCCCGGTGCCGCAGACGAAGCGTGAGATCGAGGCCGTCCTCCAGCAGGCCGACATGCGGCCGCGGCATCGGTTCGGGCAGAACTTCATGATCGAGCCCGACCTCGTCCGCCTCATCGCCGACGCAGGCCAGATCGAGCCGGGCGACCGCGTCATCGAGGTCGGCCCGGGCACCGGCACCCTCACGGACGAGCTGCTCGACCGCGGGGCGAAGGTGCTGGCCGTCGAAATCGACCGCGACCTCGCTGCAGCAGCACGCGAGCGATTCGGCGATCGCGTCGAGGTCATCGAAGACGACGCGATGGCAGGCAAGCACGAGCTGCACCCGGCCGTCGCCGACGCTGCAGCTGGCGATGCGAAGCTGGTCGCAAACCTGCCGTACAACATCGCCTCGCCGCTGGTGATCGAGCTTTTGATCGCCGGGTCGCCGCTGCTGGTCTTCACAGTGCAGAAGGAAGTCGCCGACCGACTCCGGGCGACGCCCGCCGACGGCAAGGCGTACGGGCCGCTGTCGGTGGTGGCCCAGTCGCTGTCGGACGTCGAGGTCTTGCGCGTCATCCCGCCGACGGCATTTCACCCGAGGCCGACGATCGACTCAGCCCTGGTTCGCCTCCGCCGCCGCGTCCGGGTCGATGGCGACCTCGCGGCCTTCAGCCGATTCGTCTCTACCCTCTACGGGCAGCGTCGCAAGTCGATTCGCAATCCGCTCAAGGCGATCGTCGGCGATCGCGTCGACGACGTGCTGACGTCGGCAGGACTCACCGGCTCCGAACGCGCCGGCGAACTCGGCCCCGAAATCGTCCGCCTCCTGCACAAGGTCGCTCAGCCGCTGCACTAGCTGTGACCTCTTCGTCATCCCGAGCGAGCGAAGCGAATCGAGGGACCTCGCCTCGGCCTTGCACGCCTGACCGGGCGAGGTCCCTCGGCTTCGCTCGGGATGACGAAGAGAGTCGCTCAGCCTGCGTAGGCCCGTTCGCCCGGCTCGGGGTAGACCATCGCCAGCTCGGCGTTGCCGATGTCGAACTGCGGCTTGGTGTCATCGATCGACTGCTCCCCCCGCCACAGCTTGCCCGCAGACCGGACGTAGCCGACGGCGTGGGCGAGCGTTCGCGCGTAGCGGCCGTGCTTCGTCTCGGTCGTCGCGACCGCCTGATCGACCTCCGCCGGCTCGACGGACTCGCCGTTCGCCAATCGCTGGGTGATCTGAATGAGCGGCGATGTCTCGTCGTAGAAGTTTGTCTCGTCGAGGTACTGCCGAACGCGGTCGGGGTCGGGGTTCGTGAAGATCCGGTCGTACTCCGCCAGCCGCAGGTTGAACTGCTGGGCCCGGCCGATCATCTCGTCGAGCCACGTGTGGATGTGGTCGTCGTCCGGGTTGAACGTGTGCATGCGGATCAGCTCCCGGCGGATCGTTTCGCGGGCGAGCGACGCCAGGTCGTCGCTGGCGGTCTGCTTCGCCGGGTCGAGCATGTCACCGTCCATGATCGTGCCGCGGCCGAAGCGTTTGCGCAGCATCATCACGTCGCAGTACATCGTGCACTCGTTGAAGCCCTTGGCGGCATCGGTCGCCTGCTTGAAGTGCATGAAGACCGGCTTCATGTGCCGGTCGATCGAGCGGTGTGACAGGGCGGAGAGGGTGAACGTGAGCTTTTTCCGCCAGTTCGGGTCGGCGTCGGGGCCGCCCTTGTTCGATTCCTGCCGGCAGTACGCGATCATCTCGGCCGAGAAGTTGTCCGCTCGCCTCGTCACGCCGCCGAACTGGGCGATCAGGTCGTTCGCCGGGTCGTTCCAGACCTCGTTGAACGCGGCCTCGATGCCGAAGTCCGGGCCCAGAGCTCGGCAAAGGTTGCGGGTGTCGAACGCGCAGGCGACGTGGCAGATGTGCTCGGACATGGCACGTCAGCCTATCGCCAGCACGTCCGTTCGCAGGAAGGGCGGTTTTGGGATAAGCTCTCGCAGGCTCCCGCCGGCGTTCCTGCCGGTCGTCGCGGGCCAAATGACCGATGAGGAGCCCTTCGAAGCATTGTCGTTGGTGTGTGGCCGTCGCGGCCGGGACGTTGCTGATGGCATCGTCCGCGCTGGCCGACCGCATCTGGATCGGCCGACTTGCGGGGCAGGAGGTCGAGATCCGACAGCTCCGCGGCGACAGCCTGATCTACCTCGTCGGTAGCCGCGAACGCGAGACGCCTCTGGATGAGCTGTCCCGCATCGAGATCGACGGCGAGGATCGGTTCAACGCGGCCGAAGAGGCGTACCAGAGCGGCGACTGGGAACGGTCCGCCCGGCAGTACAGCGACTACCTGAGCCGACGCGGCGGCGACGAGTGGGTCCGACGACGTGCGACGTTCCGGCTGGTCGATGCCGCCGCCAGGGCGAACCTGTTCCGCGAGGCCGTCGACGGCTATGTCGCGCTGGTCGACCTCGACGCCGAAGCCGCCGCGACGCGTCAGCCGTCGCCGGACCGAGCGGGCGTCACACCGAACCAGATCGGCGACGCCCGCGAGCGTGTTCGCACGGGTCTATCGGCCGTGTCGGGCGATGCGACCAAGCGGAAGATGCTCCTGTCGTTCCTGCTCCGACTCGACAACGCCGCCGGCGATGCCGATGCCGCGGCCAACACCGTGCCACAGCGGGGTCCGCTCGTCGGCGACACGGTGCCAGAGAACCGCCAGGACTGGCCGACGTTCGCACGCGTCACGCTCTCGCGAGCCGACCTGGCGCTTCGCGGCAACAACCCGGCCGAGGCGAGTCGGCTGATCGAGTCGTCAGGCAGCGTTTTCATCGAGCCCGAGCTCCTGGCCGAAGCCTTGTTCAAGCTCGCCCAGGCGTCCGAGGCCGAGGCGGGCGACGACGAGTCGAAGCTGCTCGACGCCGCCTTCGCGTACGTGCAGGTTCCCGCGCAGGCACCCGACGCGACGGCCATCGCGGCATCGGCACTCCTCGCCGCGGGCGACATCCACCGCAACCTCGGCCTCGACGAGGACGCGACCAAGCTCTACAGCCACGTCGCCACCACCTACGCCGAAACGCCCGCCGCCGCCGAAGCCAGCGAACGCCTCGCCGCCGAATGATCCACCTCCACGAGGCCGTGCCATGACCGACGACCCGATGACGACCACCAGCCGGGCGATCCCGGAAGCCCCCGACGCCGAGGGGAACTACACCGGCAACTACCGGCGCAACGTCTGGCGTCGCTCATGGATGCAGACGCTGGTTCCGTGGATGACGAGCCTCGTCGTCCATCTCGGCCTGGTCGGCGTGGCGCTGGCACTGCTCGTCACCGTTCGCGAAGTGCTCGACACCGGGCCGGTCCTCGAACAGGCGACCGTCGCCTCGACCAAGCTCGCCACCGAGAACGTCGGCGCGACGCCCAACGTCGGCAACACCGAAGACGTCACCCGGCAGAACGCCAGCCTCAACCCCGTCGAGCAGAGCCAAGACTTCCGCAGCCGAGGCGAAGGTGATTCCGCCGCCGACATGCTCGCCGCAGCCGGTGGGGCGACGTCCAGCAGCATTACCGGCATCACCGGCATGGGCGAAGTCAGCGACTTCCTCGGCGGCGGTGGGGGCGACGGCTCGCCGCTCTTCGGCGACGCAGGCGGTAGCGGCGGGTTCATGGGCATGGACACCGGCACGCTCGGCGACGGCGGCGACGTCTTCCGCATCGCCTTCGTCTGCGACTCCTCCGGCTCCATGGCCGGCGAGCGACAGCTCCTCCTCTTCAACGAACTCCGCGCGGCGATCGAATCGCTGGAGACACGGCAGTCGTTCAACGTCGTCTTCTTCAGCAACGACGACTACATCACCGCCTTCCCGGGCGAACTCAAGCCCGCGACCAGCCGCTTCAAGGAGCAGTCGGCCCAGTGGCTGCTCGATTCGGTCGAGATGTCGGGCGAGACCAACCCGATCCCGGCCATCCGCGCCGCGTTCGACTTTCGCCAGCAACCGCAACTGATCTTCTTCCTCACCGACGGCCGATTCGACGGCCTGGTCAGCTACGGCGACGTCGTCAGCACGATCCAGCGTCTGACCGACAGCTCGTCCGCTCCACCGATGATCAACACGATCCAGTTCATCAACCGCGACGAGCAGGCGGAAGAGGTGCTCAAGGAGATTGCCGCGATCACCGGCGGCGAGTACCGCTTCGTCGGCCGAGACTTCTTCGGAGGCCAGTGAGCCGTCCGCGCCGCCCTTTGACCTGCAGACGCGACCGCGTCACAATCCACCGCCCACCCTCACCGGCAGCTCCACCCATCGCCGGAACCATCGCGATCGCCCGCCGAGTCGGCCCTGTCGCGAGCCCTTTCAAGAACGAAGCCGATGCGTCCTTCCTCGACCGCGATCCAGTCTGCCGCCTCCGTCGCCAAACCGCCCCATGGTCAGCCGCTGTGGCGTCAGCGAGCGTTGCTCCTGTCGGCCTTGCTCGTCAGCATCCTCGTCTTCGGCAGCCGGGTCATGGCTCAGGACGGTGATGGTGCGGCCGCGGGCGCCGAAGAGCCGAGCGTCGCCGCTTCGGCATGGTTGCTGCCGTTCGAGTCGCTGGCGTCGCTGGAGCCGGTGACGATCGTCATCCTGCTCTGCAGCGTCGTCGCCGTGACGCTCATCATCCAGGCCTCGCTTCGTGCACGTCGCTCGGTGCTGCTCCCTGACGAGAGCGACGCCCAGATTGAAGAGCTGATTCAGGGCCGAAACTTCCGCGAACTGATCGAGTTCACCGACGAGGACGACTCCTTCGTCAGCCGAAGCCTCAACCCGGCGCTCAAGCGGGCTCCGAGCTTCACCGAGATGCGCGAGAGCCTCGAAGCCGGCGTTGCCGATGAGACGGCAGAAGAGTTCCGCAAGCTCGAGTACATCAACATCCTCGCCAACGTGGGTCCGCTGCTCGGACTGCTCGGCACCGTCGTCGGCATCATGGACGCCTTCCTCGCGATGCAGAAGGCCGGCGGCTCGGCGGACGTCGGCGCTCTGGCCGGCGGTATCTCGACCGCGCTGGGCACGACGATGCTCGGCCTCGTGCTCGCCATTCCGTCGCTCGTCGCTTACGGCGTTCTGCGGAACAAGGTCGATCGCCTCACCAGCGAAGGGGCACTCGCGGCAGAAGAGTTCCTCCTGATGATCCGCCCCGACAAGGACAAGGCCGGCGGCTCGTCGTCCAGCAGCAAGCCGCGCCCGCGTCCGACGCCCGCCAAGGCCCCGGCCCGGCAGTCCGCACCGGCTCCCGTGAACAACGCCGCCGAGTAAGCCGACACGCTCCCTTCGCCTCATGAAGCGTCGCCGACAACCTCCCCGCGGCCAGCCGGTCAACATCACGCCGCTCAGCGACATCATGCTGTCGCTGCTGATCTTCTTCATGCTCGTCAGCAAGGCCGGCATCGATACCGGGGCGGACAACGAACTCCAGCTGCCCGTCGCCACGCTCGGCGTCACCGAAGACCAGTTCGAAGAAGAACGCGCCGCCAGCAGCTTCCTCGTCGTCAACGTCGAGTCGAGCCTCGTCGACGGCAACCCACGCGTCTACGGCAAATACCTCGTCAGCGGCGAGACGTGGTCGTTCAACGTCGACGACCTCAACACGCAGGCACCGACGCTGCAGCGGTTCATCGAAGACTTCAAGGACGGCCGAGACGACTTTGAGGTCTACATCCACGCAGGCCGGAACACGCCGTACTTCGACACGGAGTCGGTTTTGCGTGCCGTGAGTCGCGCGGGTGTGGCGGGCGTGCAGTACGCGTTTGCCCAACCGAACTGAGCATTTCACGAAGCCACCGTCATGCCACGCACGCGGACCCAGCGAGCCAACCCCGAACCGCCGAATCTGACGCCCGTCGTCAACGTGGCGATGGTGGTGCTGGTGGTCTTCATGCTGACGGCCAGCTTCATCGAGCCCCAGCCGTACATGCAGAGCAAGGTCGCGCTCCTCGAACAGGGCGGCCAGAGCGAGTACACCGCCGCCGACGAGCCGCTGCGCGTCCTCGTCGACGTCGCCCCCTCCTCGCCCAGCCAGTACCGCGCGACCATCGGCGGTGACACCGGCACCAACGGCGAAGAGCTGCTCACGATCTTCCAGCAGCGTGCCCAGGCGCTCGGCGGGACCGAAGAGGCGCTTGCTGAGACGCAGGTCGAGATCAGCCCGCAGTCGGCCGTCATCTGGCAGCACCTGATCACCGTTTACGAGGCGGCCCAGCGTGCCGGCTTCAGCAGCATCACCTTCACGCCCGGCCGGTAGTCTCCGCGGCGTCTTCCATACGATTCACCATGCCGCGACAGCTCCTGCCGTCGACACGACGTCTCCTCGCCTCAGCCGTCCTCGGACTGGCCGTTCTGCAGCCCGTCTCCGCGCAGGTGGAGCAGCCGGCCACCGGCCTCGATGCCCTCGACGACGCGGCCACGCTCGGCAAGATCACCGAACTCGGGCTCGAATCGCTTCTGCGCCACACGCTCGAACGGCAGGGCGTCCCCGAAGACCAGGCCGACCTTTATCTGGCGGACATCGCGCTCTCACGTCTGACAGGCGAGCGGATGATTCCCGCGGACGAGCGTCAGCCGCTGGTGCTCGACATCGTCGCGGGCGTCGACGAGCAGATCGCCGTCGAGCCGAGCGATCGCGAGCGGGCAGCAGTCGCGGGGCAGATGATCCGGCGAGCGTCCGTGCTCATCGACCGCGGCATCGGCGAAGAGGTTCGCCTGCTCGAGTACTTCGGCGACAACCCGGAACGCCGTCGCTACGTCGGCACCGTCGCCACCGCCGTCGGCAAGCTGCTGGAGCGATCGGCCGAGCTGTACATCGCGGAGCAGCTGGCCCTGGAAGACAAGATCGTCTCTGCCGAGCAGCGTGAAGTACAACTCGCAACGCAGGCCCAGCAGGCGGCGCGTCAGGCGCGGTCGCTGATTCCGTTCGCCGACTATTATCGCGTGCTCGGCACCGTGCCCGACACGCCGGACCGCATCAACCTCGCCGAAGACGTCGCCGACCAGCTCAAGCCGCTCGACGTACCGCGGAATCCGAACCGGGCGTTCGTCGAGCTTATGCTCGGCAAGATCTACCTCGCCCGCGGCGGCAAGGAAGGCCGCGAGCAGGCACGCGACTATTACGACCGTGCCATCGCCGGCACGACCAGCCCAGTGCGCCTCTTCGACGCCTACTTCGGACGGACCGTCGTTGAAGCGCTCGACGGCAACGCCGATGCCGCCCAGCAGCAGCTCAACGCGTTCAACTCCTGGTTCGACGCACAAAGCCCAGAGACGGTTCCCGGCCGACGGCCGCTGTTGCTCGTCGCCGGCTACCGCGTCGCCGAGGCCAACGCCGCCAATGCCACGTCGTCTGAAGCCCGCGAGGCCGCCAAGGCCGAATCGACGCGATTCCTGATGTCGCTCGTCGACCAATTCGAAGGATATCGGCCGGTTGTGACTGGACAGCTCCTGGCACGCATCGACGCCGACACAGACCTGTCGGGTCTGTCGCCACTGCTGCTGGATGCGATTGTCGACCGAGGCCGACAGGAAGCCGCCAAGGCCGCCGCCGCAGCGACGTCGGGTGAGGTTGCCGACGTCGACGAGGACCGAATCCGCCGAGGCGTCGACGCAGCCGTCGAGCTGCAGGATCGCCTCACCTCCGGCGGAGACGTCGACGCACCCACGGCCGCTCGCGCGGTCTTCCTGGCAGCGCTCATGCAGCAGACGCTGGGCAACTCGATCGAGGCCGTCGACCTCTTCTTTGACTACGGCGAACTTCCCTCGGCCGATCCGGACCAGCGGCGCAGCGCGTACCGCCGCGCTCTGGGCCTGATCGAACAGGTGAAGGCAGACGGCGACGAGGATGCGGTCGTCGCCGCCGACGAGCGGGAGGCAACACTGCTGCCGATCCTGATCGACGAGTTCGGCGACGTCGAGCGTGCGTTCGACCTCGCCGTCCGGCTGCAGCGGCAGGGCGACCTCGACGGGGCGATCGAGTACTACGGCAAGGTTCCCACAGACGACCCGCGTCTGCCCACGGCCCGGCAGAACCAGTTCCTCGCCGTCGCCGAGCAGGTCTCGCAAACCAGTGGCGACGACCCGCGTTACGGCGACCTAGTCGCCCGCGCGATCGACGAGGGCCAGCGTGCCCTGACGACGATGGAAGCCGCGGCCGAGTCGGCACCGTCGAACCTGGCCGAGATCTACCGCACCCGCGCTGCCGACACCCGCATTGCATTGGCCCGGCTGCGTCTGAACGAACGCAACAACGCCCAGGCCGCGATCGAGCTGCTGTCGGATCTGGAGCGTCGCGTCGAAGGCTTGCCGGAAGCTCAGGCGATCCTCGACGATGCCTTGCCGCTGCGGTTCCAGGCCCAGGCGGCCGCGGGCGACGTCGACGGCGCGACGGCCGACCTGCTTCGGCTGCTCGACGACTCCGAGCCGCTCCGCGGGTTC from Planctomycetota bacterium encodes the following:
- the nth gene encoding endonuclease III — encoded protein: MPSVESFKKRRERVAAMLPVLKAEHPDARCSLDFDTPLQLLVATILSAQCTDARVNLTTPALFDRYRDARAFAESDPAELESMVKRCGFFRQKAKSIRSMAADLVEHYDGEVPDTMEALTKLAGVGRKTANVVLGDAIGVFYGIAVDTHVGRLSRRLALSKHDDAVKVEADLMKIVPREEWAMFSHLLIHHGRRICDSRSPKCDICVLFDHCPSGPKVIAQREKATSRKTKPSSKRATSSTSKRRRTSSAVTK
- a CDS encoding dihydroorotate dehydrogenase — its product is MTSDLSVDLAGLRLDNPTMTCSGTCGYGPEYADFTDLSKLGCFVTKSVTREERPGNAPARIVETRGGMMNAIGLANVGLDRFKTEKLPQIESMPCPVVVNVAGHATDDYVEVVGAMNALPAVKGVELNVSCPNVKDGLTFGTDADLLRELTRACKDALPDKPLMVKLSPNVPDICVTAEAACEGGADVLTLVNTFTAMTVDVNKRKPRLANVTGGLSGPAIKPIALHLVSRVYRNVTRHNGVPIVGMGGVQTWMDAAEFVLAGASAVAIGTALFVDPSTPEQIAKGLAEWCERQEVAKLSDLVGALELPDDQPAEPRKTPYV
- a CDS encoding small basic protein, with translation MSLHTSLKAAGGLSRHRNVLTKAERLAKLIANGKVDKDDPYVLGLPKTANRKLVVGKKTVKKPEAEDDKKAKKKK
- the rsmA gene encoding 16S rRNA (adenine(1518)-N(6)/adenine(1519)-N(6))-dimethyltransferase RsmA — encoded protein: MPQTKREIEAVLQQADMRPRHRFGQNFMIEPDLVRLIADAGQIEPGDRVIEVGPGTGTLTDELLDRGAKVLAVEIDRDLAAAARERFGDRVEVIEDDAMAGKHELHPAVADAAAGDAKLVANLPYNIASPLVIELLIAGSPLLVFTVQKEVADRLRATPADGKAYGPLSVVAQSLSDVEVLRVIPPTAFHPRPTIDSALVRLRRRVRVDGDLAAFSRFVSTLYGQRRKSIRNPLKAIVGDRVDDVLTSAGLTGSERAGELGPEIVRLLHKVAQPLH
- a CDS encoding MotA/TolQ/ExbB proton channel family protein produces the protein MRPSSTAIQSAASVAKPPHGQPLWRQRALLLSALLVSILVFGSRVMAQDGDGAAAGAEEPSVAASAWLLPFESLASLEPVTIVILLCSVVAVTLIIQASLRARRSVLLPDESDAQIEELIQGRNFRELIEFTDEDDSFVSRSLNPALKRAPSFTEMRESLEAGVADETAEEFRKLEYINILANVGPLLGLLGTVVGIMDAFLAMQKAGGSADVGALAGGISTALGTTMLGLVLAIPSLVAYGVLRNKVDRLTSEGALAAEEFLLMIRPDKDKAGGSSSSSKPRPRPTPAKAPARQSAPAPVNNAAE
- a CDS encoding biopolymer transporter ExbD; translation: MKRRRQPPRGQPVNITPLSDIMLSLLIFFMLVSKAGIDTGADNELQLPVATLGVTEDQFEEERAASSFLVVNVESSLVDGNPRVYGKYLVSGETWSFNVDDLNTQAPTLQRFIEDFKDGRDDFEVYIHAGRNTPYFDTESVLRAVSRAGVAGVQYAFAQPN
- a CDS encoding biopolymer transporter ExbD, with amino-acid sequence MPRTRTQRANPEPPNLTPVVNVAMVVLVVFMLTASFIEPQPYMQSKVALLEQGGQSEYTAADEPLRVLVDVAPSSPSQYRATIGGDTGTNGEELLTIFQQRAQALGGTEEALAETQVEISPQSAVIWQHLITVYEAAQRAGFSSITFTPGR